A single window of Gossypium hirsutum isolate 1008001.06 chromosome A10, Gossypium_hirsutum_v2.1, whole genome shotgun sequence DNA harbors:
- the LOC107925258 gene encoding probable serine/threonine-protein kinase abkC isoform X1, with product MHSTAYSSATSIFHRLSTVASSKLPLLPSLSLYRHVQMMSELLECRILRFANIRKAVESAISNQRSNRSGFRKYATVVSVGLHLPQYRVFSHYRFNSGGKAPILLQNTKEGLCRGYFAKNRSFVSASSAVTHRAQVAWKRLTQKCSAGGRTFPQISMTAQAVSLALSHSHLIVPGIFGLTCGRIALAQRTLIETDYYPSQNTLSMRARDGHAFVSAILLSAVEGVILLVRALFLAVLFSPSIIMAPFADAFGPQFRKMWLEVVHRSLEKAGPAFIKWGQWAATRPDLFPRDLCIKLSELHSKAPEHSFAYTKKTIEKAFGRKLSEIFEAFEEEPVASGSIAQVHRASLRFRYPGQRVKPMVVAVKVRHPGVGESIRRDFVIINSVAKLSTFIPTLKWLRLDESVQQFAVFMMSQVDLAREAAHLNRFIYNFRSWRDVSFPKPVYPLVHPAVLVETYEQGESVAHYVDGLEGHDRIKSALAHIGTHALLKMLLVDNFIHADMHPGNILVRVSQSKASRKQLFKTKPHVVFLDVGMTAELSKGDRVNLLEFFKAVAHRDGRTAAECTLRLSQRQNCPNPKAFIEEVEEAFTFWGTPEGDPVHPAECMQELLEKVRRHKVNIDGNVSTVMVTTLVLEGWQRKLDPGYDVMQTLQTLLLKADWAKSLSYTIDGLMAP from the exons ATGCATTCAACAGCATATTCTTCAGCTACTTCAATTTTCCACCGCCTTAGCACTGTAGCTTCTTCAAAGCTCCCTCTTTTACCTTCCCTCTCTCTATATCGCCATGTCCAG ATGATGAGTGAATTGCTGGAATGCAGAATTTTGAGATTTGCAAATATTAGGAAAGCTGTGGAATCTGCTATTTCGAACCAGAGGTCGAACCGTTCGGGATTTAGGAAGTATGCGACAGTGGTTTCTGTCGGGTTGCATTTGCCACAGTATAGAGTGTTCTCCCATTATAGGTTCAACAGTGGAGGAAAGGCTCCAATCTTGTTGCAGAATACAAAGGAAGGGTTGTGTCGAGGTTATTTTGCCAAGAACCGTTCCTTCGTTTCTGCAAGTAGTGCAGTAACTCATCGTGCCCAAGTTGCTTGGAAAAGGCTTACACAAAAATGTTCTGCCGGTGGTCGAACATTCCCTCAGATAAGCATGACTGCTCAAGCAGTCAGCTTAGCTTTGTCACACTCGCACTTGATAGTACCTGGTATTTTTGGCTTGACATGTGGACGAATAGCATTGGCACAGAGGACTTTAATAGAAACAGATTACTACCCATCACAGAATACTTTATCAATGCGTGCACGAGATGGACATGCTTTTGTTTCTGCTATACTACTTTCAGCTGTAGAAGGTGTTATTTTGCTGGTGAGAGCTTTGTTTCTTGCGGTTTTGTTCTCTCCTAGCATAATAATGGCACCATTTGCCGACGCATTTGGTCCACAGTTCAGGAAAATGTGGCTTGAAGTTGTGCATCGCTCACTTGAAAAAGCAGGTCCAGCTTTCATAAAGTGGGGTCAATGGGCAGCAACAAGACCAGATCTCTTTCCAAGAGATCTATGCATCAAACTGTCAGAGCTTCACAGCAAAGCTCCTGAGCATAGCTTTGCCTACACAAAGAAAACTATTGAAAAAGCATTTGGCCGTAAGCTATCTGAAATTTTTGAGGCTTTTGAAGAAGAACCTGTGGCATCTGGAAGTATAGCTCAGGTGCACCGGGCTTCTTTGAGATTCCGCTATCCTGGTCAGCGGGTCAAGCCCATGGTAGTTGCAGTAAAGGTTAGGCATCCTGGTGTTGGTGAATCAATTAGGAGAGATTTTGTGATTATCAACTCGGTGGCTAAGTTATCAACGTTCATCCCTACTCTGAAATGGTTGAGATTGGATGAGAGTGTCCAGCAGTTTGCTGTTTTCATGATGTCTCAAGTTGACCTTGCAAGGGAAGCTGCCCATTTGAACCGTTTTATATACAACTTCCGAAGCTGGAGGGATGTTTCTTTTCCTAAGCCTGTGTATCCACTTGTGCATCCCGCTGTTTTAGTGGAAACTTATGAGCAAGGGGAAAGTGTTGCACACTATGTTGATGGCCTTGAAGGACATGATCGGATTAAGTCTGCACTCGCTCATATTGGAACTCATGCACTTTTAAAGATGCTTCTG GTTGACAACTTTATTCATGCTGACATGCATCCGGGAAATATCCTTGTTCGGGTGTCTCAAAGCAAGGCTTCTCGGAAACAGCTTTTTAAAACAAAGCCTCATGTCGTCTTCCTTGATGTAGGCATGACTGCTGAACTTTCAAAGGGTGATCGTGTTAATTTATTGGAATTTTTTAAGGCTGTTGCCCATAGAGATGGCCGTACTGCTGCAGAGTGCACGCTTAGACTATCACAAAGACAAAATTGCCCAAACCCGAAGGCTTTTATTGAG GAAGTAGAAGAAGCCTTCACTTTCTGGGGTACTCCGGAGGGTGATCCAGTCCATCCGGCTGAATGCATGCAAGAATTGCTTGAGAAAGTAAGGCGTCATAAAGTCAATATTGATGGCAATGTATCCACTGTGATGGTCACAACTTTGGTTCTTGAG GGTTGGCAAAGGAAACTTGATCCAggatatgatgtaatgcaaacaCTACAAACATTGCTACTCAAAGCTGACTGGGCAAAATCTCTTTCTTACACTATCGATGGGTTGATGGCTCCATAG
- the LOC107925258 gene encoding probable serine/threonine-protein kinase abkC isoform X2 has product MSRILRFANIRKAVESAISNQRSNRSGFRKYATVVSVGLHLPQYRVFSHYRFNSGGKAPILLQNTKEGLCRGYFAKNRSFVSASSAVTHRAQVAWKRLTQKCSAGGRTFPQISMTAQAVSLALSHSHLIVPGIFGLTCGRIALAQRTLIETDYYPSQNTLSMRARDGHAFVSAILLSAVEGVILLVRALFLAVLFSPSIIMAPFADAFGPQFRKMWLEVVHRSLEKAGPAFIKWGQWAATRPDLFPRDLCIKLSELHSKAPEHSFAYTKKTIEKAFGRKLSEIFEAFEEEPVASGSIAQVHRASLRFRYPGQRVKPMVVAVKVRHPGVGESIRRDFVIINSVAKLSTFIPTLKWLRLDESVQQFAVFMMSQVDLAREAAHLNRFIYNFRSWRDVSFPKPVYPLVHPAVLVETYEQGESVAHYVDGLEGHDRIKSALAHIGTHALLKMLLVDNFIHADMHPGNILVRVSQSKASRKQLFKTKPHVVFLDVGMTAELSKGDRVNLLEFFKAVAHRDGRTAAECTLRLSQRQNCPNPKAFIEEVEEAFTFWGTPEGDPVHPAECMQELLEKVRRHKVNIDGNVSTVMVTTLVLEGWQRKLDPGYDVMQTLQTLLLKADWAKSLSYTIDGLMAP; this is encoded by the exons ATGTCCAG AATTTTGAGATTTGCAAATATTAGGAAAGCTGTGGAATCTGCTATTTCGAACCAGAGGTCGAACCGTTCGGGATTTAGGAAGTATGCGACAGTGGTTTCTGTCGGGTTGCATTTGCCACAGTATAGAGTGTTCTCCCATTATAGGTTCAACAGTGGAGGAAAGGCTCCAATCTTGTTGCAGAATACAAAGGAAGGGTTGTGTCGAGGTTATTTTGCCAAGAACCGTTCCTTCGTTTCTGCAAGTAGTGCAGTAACTCATCGTGCCCAAGTTGCTTGGAAAAGGCTTACACAAAAATGTTCTGCCGGTGGTCGAACATTCCCTCAGATAAGCATGACTGCTCAAGCAGTCAGCTTAGCTTTGTCACACTCGCACTTGATAGTACCTGGTATTTTTGGCTTGACATGTGGACGAATAGCATTGGCACAGAGGACTTTAATAGAAACAGATTACTACCCATCACAGAATACTTTATCAATGCGTGCACGAGATGGACATGCTTTTGTTTCTGCTATACTACTTTCAGCTGTAGAAGGTGTTATTTTGCTGGTGAGAGCTTTGTTTCTTGCGGTTTTGTTCTCTCCTAGCATAATAATGGCACCATTTGCCGACGCATTTGGTCCACAGTTCAGGAAAATGTGGCTTGAAGTTGTGCATCGCTCACTTGAAAAAGCAGGTCCAGCTTTCATAAAGTGGGGTCAATGGGCAGCAACAAGACCAGATCTCTTTCCAAGAGATCTATGCATCAAACTGTCAGAGCTTCACAGCAAAGCTCCTGAGCATAGCTTTGCCTACACAAAGAAAACTATTGAAAAAGCATTTGGCCGTAAGCTATCTGAAATTTTTGAGGCTTTTGAAGAAGAACCTGTGGCATCTGGAAGTATAGCTCAGGTGCACCGGGCTTCTTTGAGATTCCGCTATCCTGGTCAGCGGGTCAAGCCCATGGTAGTTGCAGTAAAGGTTAGGCATCCTGGTGTTGGTGAATCAATTAGGAGAGATTTTGTGATTATCAACTCGGTGGCTAAGTTATCAACGTTCATCCCTACTCTGAAATGGTTGAGATTGGATGAGAGTGTCCAGCAGTTTGCTGTTTTCATGATGTCTCAAGTTGACCTTGCAAGGGAAGCTGCCCATTTGAACCGTTTTATATACAACTTCCGAAGCTGGAGGGATGTTTCTTTTCCTAAGCCTGTGTATCCACTTGTGCATCCCGCTGTTTTAGTGGAAACTTATGAGCAAGGGGAAAGTGTTGCACACTATGTTGATGGCCTTGAAGGACATGATCGGATTAAGTCTGCACTCGCTCATATTGGAACTCATGCACTTTTAAAGATGCTTCTG GTTGACAACTTTATTCATGCTGACATGCATCCGGGAAATATCCTTGTTCGGGTGTCTCAAAGCAAGGCTTCTCGGAAACAGCTTTTTAAAACAAAGCCTCATGTCGTCTTCCTTGATGTAGGCATGACTGCTGAACTTTCAAAGGGTGATCGTGTTAATTTATTGGAATTTTTTAAGGCTGTTGCCCATAGAGATGGCCGTACTGCTGCAGAGTGCACGCTTAGACTATCACAAAGACAAAATTGCCCAAACCCGAAGGCTTTTATTGAG GAAGTAGAAGAAGCCTTCACTTTCTGGGGTACTCCGGAGGGTGATCCAGTCCATCCGGCTGAATGCATGCAAGAATTGCTTGAGAAAGTAAGGCGTCATAAAGTCAATATTGATGGCAATGTATCCACTGTGATGGTCACAACTTTGGTTCTTGAG GGTTGGCAAAGGAAACTTGATCCAggatatgatgtaatgcaaacaCTACAAACATTGCTACTCAAAGCTGACTGGGCAAAATCTCTTTCTTACACTATCGATGGGTTGATGGCTCCATAG
- the LOC107924996 gene encoding transcription factor MYB102 → MGRAPCCDKNGLKKGPWTPEEDQKLIDYIQTHGYGNWRTLPKNAGLQRCGKSCRLRWTNYLRPDIKRGRFSFEEEEAITQLHSVLGNKWSAIAARLPGRTDNEIKNYWNTHIRKRLLRMGIDPVTHSPRLDLLDLSSILGCCSFYNQSQMNMSTRLLGGGGGVQPLVNPEILRLATSIMSSPQRENQNPDFLFHENQYQQPPLMQNTNVAEPVMNNNPNVIIDQFPFNGCFTDWQNNANAVLPYLTEDNYVPVPSNCYGGGNGEPSFRTPSSSSPTPLNSNNSTYINSSSTEDESYSSDILKFEIPDFLDVNEFM, encoded by the exons ATGGGAAGAGCACCTTGCTGTGATAAAAATGGTCTGAAGAAAGGTCCATGGACACCTGAAGAAGATCAGAAACTTATCGATTATATTCAAACACATGGTTATGGTAATTGGAGAACATTGCCCAAGAATGCTG ggttacaaaggtGTGGAAAGAGTTGTCGTCTTCGTTGGACTAATTATTTAAGACCTGACATAAAACGAGGCAGGTTTtcatttgaagaagaagaagccatAACTCAACTCCATAGTGTGTTGGGCAACAA GTGGTCTGCCATAGCTGCACGGTTGCCGGGAAGGACAGATAATGAAATAAAGAACTATTGGAACACACATATTAGGAAGAGGTTGCTTCGAATGGGGATTGATCCAGTGACACACAGTCCACGATTGGATCTTCTTGATTTGTCTTCAATCTTAGGTTGTTGTTCTTTTTATAACCAGTCTCAAATGAACATGTCGACGAGGTTGCTCGGGGGCGGCGGTGGTGTTCAACCCTTGGTGAACCCTGAGATTCTAAGGTTAGCCACGTCTATCATGTCATCACCTCAACGTGAAAACCAAAACCCAGATTTTCTTTTCCACGAAAATCAATACCAGCAACCGCCATTAATGCAAAACACAAATGTAGCAGAACCGGTGATGAACAACAACCCTAATGTAATAATAGATCAGTTCCCATTTAATGGCTGTTTCACTGACTGGCAAAACAATGCCAATGCCGTACTCCCATATTTGACCGAAGATAATTACGTTCCGGTACCGTCAAACTGTTACGGCGGCGGAAACGGAGAACCGAGCTTCAGGACGCCGTCTTCATCGAGTCCAACGCCGttgaattcaaataattcaacGTACATTAACAGTAGCAGCACTGAAGATGAAAGCTATAGCAGTGATATATTGAAGTTTGAAATCCCAGATTTTTTGGATGTTAATGAATTCAtgtaa